CGGTGTCGCGCGTTCCTTTCGGCCTTTGCCCATGCACCTGACATGAGGCCCCGTTCCAAGCTCAACATCAGCCACCCGCAAACCGATCAACTCCGATACACGCAACCCTGTCTGGAGCATCGTAAGCAAAAGGACCCGATCACGCCGCCCAAACCAAGTCGATTGGTCGGGTGCCTTTAGCAACGCCTCCATTTCATCACGCGTCAGGAAGTCTACGACACGTTTTTCATGACGTTTGGAGGGCATGGCCAGAACTCTTTGGCAATGATGCAACAATTGAGGCTCGCACCCAGCCACATATTTGAAGAAGGACCGAATGGCGGCAAGACGTGTGTTCCGGCTTCTCGCGCTATTGCCTCGATTTTCTTCGCAGAAAGTCAAAAACCGCCCGATGATGTCAGCATCAATGTGTGCAACATGCAGGTCCGTTGGTTGTAGCTTCGTCTGTGCTTCTGCGTATTTCAACAATAACCTGAAGGTGTCACGATAGCTGGCAATGGTGTTTGGACTGGCCTGCATTTGCGTCAAAAGCCGTTCGGTAAAGAACCGCTGAACGTAGACTGGCAATGGATAGGTTGCGATCATGATGCACCCTCCAAAACCCGCTGTTCGGCCCGCGCAGCGGCGAGTTGCATGAGTTCTGGCACCGCCTCGATGTACCAGAATGTGTGCTTTGGTTCTGAATGTCCCAGATAGGTGCTGAGCTTGTACATCTCACATTCGATGTCCCGGCCATCTCGGAACCAGTCCAAGATCGTGTGGACCGCAAAACTGTGGCGCAAATCGTGGATGCGAGGGCCATGACCATGACGGTTGAAGGATTGAGGGGATCGTAGACCGACATTTCGGCTGACTTGCGCGAAGTTGTATCGCGCACCGCAGTCACCAGCCGGTTCGCCATCTTCTTTGATAAAGAACCGTTGCGTTTGATGTTCGATCAGGCGATCTCTCAAGTGAGCATAAGACGCAAGCCGATTAGCGGTATCCTTGTTGAACGGGAGCTGTCGATCCCCTCCATTCTTGGAGTTCCTGACAACAAGAACCGCACGGTTCAGATCAACATCGTGCTGATTCAGAGACAGTGCTTCATTCACACGCATTCCTGTCACAGCGATCAACCCAAAGAGGGTCTGCCACAGTGCAGCCCTTAGTCCGTATGGCGACGGTAAACGCCCGGCCTCAGCGACGATATCTGCAATTTGCTTTGGCGCGTAAATGTAAGGGACGCGCCTTCGGTATCGGCCTGCAACAAGTTGGCTTGAAGGGATCTCGGTTTGGCCGTCATGTTCCGCGAGCCAGAAGGCAAATCTGCGAACCATCCCGAGGCGATGAGACCAGGTATTGTCGTCCGCACTGCCATAGTTTTCTTTCCAATCGAGGAACAAGGCCGTCGAGATCAGATGCTCCCCGATTTCGTCGCCGTAATTCACGAACTTGCGCAGCACTCGTTCATCAAACGAGAGATCAAAACCCATCGCGCGGCGCAAAGCCAAGTATTCGTCAAGCCGTTGCGAAAGAGTTTTCATTGCATGTCCTCCCCAGTCGGCCAAGGGCGCGAGATCGAGCGCAAGGCATCGACATCGTGTTGCGCATAGATTGTCGTTGCCAGTGGAGACCGATGACGCAGAACATCGCCGATTTCAGAAAGTGAAGCGCCATTTCGCAGCATATCAGTGGCGAGGCTGTGCCGAAGAATGTGCGTGCCGATGTATGCCTGTGGCGGGGTAATACCGGTTGCGTCATAGGCATCACGCAAAATCCAGCGCAGGATTTGAGCATCCTTGAACCTTTTGAATGGCGGTTTTACCGAGACAAACAACGCGCGGTCCGGCCCCCGGCGTTCATTTTGAATGTAATCCACAATTGCTTCGCCAATCTCTGCTGCCATTGGCATCTTGTCGTGCAACTGCCCTTTGCCCCGGATCAATATCTCACCTGCACGCCAATCGATGTCATCCAACTCTATCGCTGTCACCTCTGGTGCTCGAAGCCCCAGACGGGCGATAAGCATCAGCATTGCATAGTTGCGTCGGCCAGTTTTCTTGTGACCTCGAACCACGTCTATCAGGCGGTTAACTTGGTCTGGTTCGAGGTATCGCGGGATACCTGTTGGTTTTGGTTGTCGGGCCTTTGGTACCGACTTGCTCAGGTTCCGCTCTGTTTTGCCACTCCAAAACAGGAACTGGAAAAGGTTGCGAAGGTGTGACGGACCCGTCTTATCGCGCGGCGCATTCTGCTCTTGGCGCAACCGAATGATGAAGCCCGTGATATCGTCCGGTTTGATCGAATGCAGGTCACCTAAGCCCTCGCCAAACTTCGCCGTCAGGAACCGTTCATAGAAGCGCAGGCAATGATAGATCGTATCATCGTACAACCCACGTTGAACGCGGAGATAGGTTTCATATTCACGTTTCAGGCAGGCTCGTGGCGACATATCCAGCTGTGGTGGTAGACGTGGCGCGGCGTTGGCGTTCTCAATCAAGTAATCTCGAAACCGGTTCAGGCGGTGGCGGCAGTGCTTTCGGTCTTTCTCAGAAACGGCATTGATAATCGGCGTAGCAAACTGCTCCATACAGTCATCGGTCAGGTTAGCGGGACTGAGCTTCGCCGCTTCCATCGCAGACCAAAGGGCCTTCGCAGTGGCGCTGTACTTGGCCAGTGAGCCTGAGCCATAGCCCTCAGCCTCGATCTGCAACGCAAATCGCTCCGCATAGTTGGCCGTGCGTTGCGGTGGCTTCGCCAAGTGATCTGATCTTGAGTGATATTCCATTGGTATTTCCTTCATGTGGTTGAAGGGCGTACTTATGGCAGATCACCGAAGCGGACGCTCATTGCGCAATCTCGGGCAGTAACTTTGCGGACAAAGGGTGAGTTCGCTGCGTTTGCGCAAAAGGCTGCTTCCTTGCGCTTTGCAGACCTTCACCTTGGATTGCACACGAGGCGCACACAATCAGCGATTAATACACTGATTCAAAAGGACAGTCGGGTCGATCCTCCATCGACTGGTCGAAGTTATACTCGAATCAATTGCCAAAACCTGACCTTCGTTGGCTCGGTGGTCAATGCTGGGTCAGTGCCCAAATTGCTCGTTGGGCTGTTGGCCGTGCTACGGAGGTGCGGTTTGGGTCGCTAGTTATCAACCAATGGTTCAGAGACGCTATCCACCAGACATTCCCGCAGGTGGCCCGTCTTCTTGGAGAATACGACAGCCGCATCGCCTTCGGCCAAAGCCGCCTCTTTTTGGTCTGGCCCCACCTTATCTTGCCGCATAACCGATCGCTTGTCTTTGAGTGCGCGCCCGGCACCGGCAGCGCAGGTGCAGGTGCAGGTGCAGCGGGGCTATTCATTTTCATTGCCTCTTCAACCATCGGCAGGGAAAACTATAGCTCTCGAAGGTGCCCAATCACAAAATCGTCTAGTATGTAAAGTGGCTTCGATCACCTGGCACCTTTCCATTTCCCGTCAGTTTCAGATCAGAGACTTGCCATAGAGATTGTTCTGCCCGGCAGGTCGCTCTAGAGCGTCCATCCCCCATCAATCTTGAGTTCGGCACCGGTGACAAAAGCTGCTTCATCGGACGCCAGATAGGCAGCCATGCCTGCGATCTCTTCTGCTTTTGCGACCCGGCCCATTGGCTGGCGCGCGATAAAGGCGTCGCGTGCCTTATCCTTTCCGCCCATCGCGCGGCCAAGCTCATCAACGCGCGCGTGCCATGACGGGCTTTCAACTGTACCAGGGCAGATTGCATTGCAGCGCAATCGGTCGGCGGCAAAGTCTGCAGCAACGGCCTTGGTCAGCCCGATAACCGAAGCCTTTGTCGCACCATAGACATAGCGGTTCGGTGCGCCCTTCAACGAAGAGGCACCGGATGACATATTGATGATGCAGCCACCCGAAAGGCCAGTGTCCCGCTTTTTGGCCAACATGCCGGGCAAAAAGGCGCGGATTAATCGGTGCATCGACTTCACATTAAGATCGAATGAGAAATCCCAGTCTTCATCAGATGCATCAAGCACTGTCCCGTGATGCACAAACCCCGCAATGTTGCAAAGCGTATCGATCTGGCCCACCTCGGCGGCATAGGCGGTGATTGCAGCCCCATCGGTGACGTCAAGTTTACGGGCATCAGCGTAATCTGGGTTAGTTAACAGATCGCCGTTGACATCGCTGGCAAATACCTGCGCACCTTCCAAGGCAAACCTGTCAGCGATCGCTTTTCCAATCCCCTGCCCCGCGGCGGTGACGACCGCGATGTTTCCCTGCAGCCGCATTAGCCTGCCACCACGGACTGGCGTTGCTGGCCAAGCCCATCGACAGACAATTCAACGACATCGCCAGGCCTAAGAAACACGGGCGGCTTTTGACCTTGCCCCACACCCGGTGGCGTCCCGGTCGAGATCACATCCCCGGGGTGGAGTGACATGAACTGGCTGAGATATGAGATCAGGAATGGCACCTTATAGACCATCGTATTAGTTGACCCATCCTGATAGCTATGCCCATTGACTGACAGCTTCATTGCAAGGTCTTGCGGGTCTGTGATTTCGTCCTTTGTGACCAGCCAAGGGCCCAAGGGCCCGAATGTGTCGCAGCTTTTGCCTTTGGTCCACTGCCCCGACCGCTTTTGTTGAAAATCGCGCTCGCTGACATCATTCATGATGGCGTAGCCCGCCACATAGTCGAGCGCATCTTCTTCGCTGACGTATTTGGCATGGGTACCGATAACGATGGCAAGTTCGACTTCCCAATCTGTGGCTTTGGAGCTGCGGGGAATTTCGATGTTGTCATTGGGGCCGCAGACAGCGCTTGTTGCCTTCGAAAAGATGACGGGCTCCGGCGGAACCTCCATACCGCTTTCGGCCGCGTGGTCGGAGTAGTTGAGGCCAATGCAAATGACCTTACCGATCCCACCAACACAGGCCCCGATCCGCGTTGCGGGGTCAATTTGCGGCAAGCTGTCGGGATCGATCCCCGCCAGCTTTGCCAAACCGTCCGAAGACAGCGCATCACCTGCGATATCGGGCACATGCGCCGACAGATCACGTATCCCGCCCTGCCCATCGATCATTCCGGGCTTTTCCTGCCCGATCGGGCCATAACGCAAGAGTTTCATTATCCGTCTCCTCAATATGTGGCGCGCCCACCAGAGAGATCAAAAACCGCTCCGGTGGTAAAGCTGTTTGCAGGAGAGCACAGCCAGCCGATCATTTCGGCGGCTTCTTCAACCAGCAAGAAGCGGCCGCGCGGGATTTTAGACAGCATGTAGTCGATATGCTCTTGGCTCATCTGGTCAAAGATTCGCGTTTTTGCAGCGGCAGGTGTGACACAGTTCACTGCGATGTCCATATCGGCACATTCCTTTCCCGCTGATTTGGTCAGACCAATGACACCCGCTTTGGACGCAGAATAGGCAGAGGCATTGGGGTTACCCTCTTTGCCTGCGACAGATGCGATCAGCACAATGCGGCCAAAACCTTGGACCTTCATCCCCGGCAGCAACGCCCGCAGCAGGTAAAAAGATCCGGTAAGGTTGATCTGAATGATGTCGGTCCAATCTTGAAGCGAATAGTCTTCGATCACCATATTCGGCCCGGCTATCCCGGCGGAATTGACCGCCTGCGTGATTGGGCCCAGCGCGTTTTGCGTCACCTGCGTGGCCGCGTCCACGCTGACCCAGTCGGCCATGTCGACAACGACTGTTTCGGCTTGGGGCAGAACGTCCTTTGCCTGTGCCAGCGCAGCCGCGTCAGTATCCCAAAGCGCAACCTTGCTACCGCTTTGTGACAGATGCTGCGCACAGGCCAGCCCGATGCCCCGCGCACCGCCAGTGATTACGGCAACCTGATCCATCAGCCCAGCGCCGCGATAACGGCGTCAGTATTGGTTACCGTCGCTACATTTTGCATGGCGAAGTTGATGGATGCACGATGCCAGTCGTCGTTCATCGTCGAACAACTGTCCTCTGGAACAATCATATGAAACCCCTTGTCGGCACCCGTGCGCACGGTATGTTCCACGCTCATATTGGTCCATGCGCCACAGTTGATGATCGTGTTACGCCGCCCGTGATGCAAGTAGCTTTCTAGGCGAGATGTTTCCCATGCGCTCATCGACATCTTCTCGACGATCAGATCGTCACCCTGCGGTTCAAGCCCCTTGGCCGGTTCGACACCCCATGTTCCGCGCACGAGCGCGTTTTCACCCTTCAGCCCCTGCATCAGCGCCGCGTGTTGCGCCAGATGCGGGTGTCCCGGTTCACAAACCATCCAGACATGAATGACCATCACGCCTTTGGCGCGTGCAACCGACGCCAGACGCGCGGCATTCGCCACCACATTCTGGGTGCGCGCATGCAACGGGCTGCCGGTTTCAGCAAAAGCCCCGCCCTCGATCATCACGTCATTTTGCAGGTCCTGCAAGATCAGCGCCGTACGCGATCCGTCGATCCGCCTGATCCGGTCCTTGATCTGCAAGATATGGGCTGGTGCCGCGGGCTTCGGCGACGCGCTGGGACTTTTGTCAGCAGTGGGTGTCATGAATGCCTCGGCCCTGCCTTGGGTCTGGGTACGGACCGAATAAACTGAAGTTTCCGCGCAGATGTAAAGGGTCCCCCAATCTGCATCGCCCCAGTGCAGGTTGGCGGCCATTTCGGGCAATATGATCTCGCCCAGTTTCATTCCATGAAAGTCATAGACCCAGATGCCACCCGGTGCGGTAACAAAGATGTTTCCATCCTTGTCAGATTTCATCCCATCCGGCACGCCCTTGCGCAACGGCTCCTTGATGCCACTGGCAAAGATGCGGGCATTTTTTAGCATGCCGTCTTCGCCCACGTCGAACATCCGAATGTTCGCCTGCTCGGTATCATTGACCCACATAAAACGCTCGCAAGGCGACAGGCACAACCCGTTGGGTTGCGTGAACATATAGCGGTCAGAGACTAATACCGGCTCCTGCCCCGGTTGGTGTCCGGGCGGTAACATATACACGCCCTGGAAACCCATCTGACAAGGACGCGGCACACCGAAACCTTCCATCCGCCCATAGGTGGGATCGGTGAAAAAGATGGCCCCGTCACGGCGCACGATGATGTCGTTGGGCGAGTTCAACTCGCGGCCTTCAAAGTGCGTCGCCAGCACTTCGCGCGTGCCATCCCTGCGCAAGCGGACAACAGCTGAGGTACTGTGTTCGCAGATCAATAGGTTCAGCGCGGCATCATAGGTCATGCCGTTACCCTTGTTGGAGGGTTTAGCGATCTCGCTCACACCTTGGCCCGGCACATATTTACGTCGCGTGTCACCGGGCATGTCTGAAAAGATCAGCGTTTGATCGACTGGATGCCAAAGCGGACCTTCGGTAAAGACATAGCCGGTTCCGATCTGGCGCACCGGGGCGTGTCCGTCCAGCAAAGTCTGGAATTTTGGATCAGTTGCAACGTGGCCCATCAGAGGCTCCATTTGTGATGATGCAATGGGCTTCGCCCTGCCCCCGGGAGAACGGGACAGAGCGAAGCGTTGAATGGTCCGCTCCTACATTGGGAACCATTCGCGCTTGGGCAAGGTTTCAGTCAGTGGGCCGGGTACGACCATTCCTGTGCGTCCCACAACCTGCCCATGCTCAACCTTGGCCCCTTTGTCATGGGTCGGAAGGACGAAGGTGTAATTGTTCATCAGTTTCTTGAATGCTGCCTTTTCGGCGCGCTTTGATCCTGAATGGTTGCCGGTAACCTGCGGCTCCATGTAGTTGTTGACCCTTACGTGTTTCACGATTTGGTCGTTGAAGTCGTAGACGACATCACCACAGATACAGGCCAGCCCCTCCGCGGTCTCGACAATCACGTTCATCGATCCTTCGGTATGCGCACCCGCAGGCTCACACCAGACGCCTGGCATGATCTCTTCTGCGCCGGTCAGTTCCAGATCGAGGAACCGCATCGCGTCATCCTCGTAAACCCGCTCGACCAGATGCAGGATGTCGGGCTTGGGGTATTGCGGGTACATGATACCAGAAACGCTGAATTCCAGCTCGCGCCGGTTCAGCACCACGGTTGTGTTCATCGGGAACAGGTCGTCCTTGCCCGCATGGTCAATATGCAGATGGGTGTGCAGGACATAGCGGATATCCCCCATCTTCAGCCCATGTTTGGCCAGTTGGTTTTCGATCATGTTGTCGTGAAACTGCAACCCGCGCATGCCCAGGCTTTCCATGATCGCATTGTCACGATAGCCGGTGTCAACCACGATGGGATAGGCCCCGCCGGTGATCAGAAAGCCATAGACCGGCACACGTCGGGTGCGCCCGCATTCATGCCCCAAAACCAGAAACGAGGTTTCCAGTTCGATATCGCCGTAGTCCAGCACATGAATTTGAAGTGCCATTGTTGGTGTCTCCCTTCGGTTAGAATTTCAGCCGGTAAACCCGGGCCGCTGTTTCGGTAAATACGGATGAAAGATGCTTTTTCGGGATCGCCTTGCGATGTGCCGCGAAAAGATCAGCAAATGATGTCCAAAGCTTTTCAATGGGATAGTTGGACCCGAACATGCAGCGCTCAGCCCCAAATAGATCCAGCGCCGTGCTGGCCTGATCCGCGATGTGCTTGACGTCATTCTTGTGGATGAACGTACCAAGACCCGACAGCTTGCAGACCACATTTGGGCAAGCGGCCAAGGCGCTCATCCCTTCCAGCCATATGGCACGCGCTTTCTTGCTCCGGTCCTCAAGCATGCCGGCATGTTGCAGGATGAATGTCACCTCGGGACAGGCTTGCGCCAGCGCCACGGCGCCGGGCATCTGTGCTGCAAATACCTGTAGATCAAAGCTGAAACCATGATCCGCCAACAGACGCACGTTTGACTGCACCTGCGGGTCCGTGCACAGATCGGCATGAGGTGCAAAACGGTAAGCGGGCGTTTCGTGCCAGTGAAACTGATGCCGAATACCGCATACGCCCTTTATCTCCGACAGCGCCTTCAGTTGGCGCGCACAGTCACGGCGTGTCATGTCGGCGTAAGCCACAATCGCCATAGGCCAACCGGTACGATCGGCCTCGGCCTGTACCCAAGCTGCCTCATCCAGCGCCCAGTTCGGTGCCCAGTTAGCCTGCACATAGACTGACCCGGTGATGCCAGTTCCGTCGATATCCGACAGGTATTCCTCAATGCTGTAGTCCCGCTTTATCGGGGCGTATGGGCCAAATATGCGCGGTTGGTCAGGACCAATCAGCCAAGGCAGATCGGCCTGCCGCCAGATGTGATGATGCGCGTCGATCATGCTGCCCTCGCTATGTTCAGAACGTATTCAGAGATGGCCTGCGCCGTTGATCCGTCCGCCAGACCATCAAGCCAAGGCAGAACACCAGCTAGCGCGGCCGTCTTTGGTTCAAATGCCGGATCAGCCGCCAGGGGCGTCAGCCAATGGAACTGCCACGCCATGCGCGACATGCGTGCGCCCGCGTCGATC
The Yoonia sp. SS1-5 DNA segment above includes these coding regions:
- a CDS encoding amidohydrolase family protein, with product MIDAHHHIWRQADLPWLIGPDQPRIFGPYAPIKRDYSIEEYLSDIDGTGITGSVYVQANWAPNWALDEAAWVQAEADRTGWPMAIVAYADMTRRDCARQLKALSEIKGVCGIRHQFHWHETPAYRFAPHADLCTDPQVQSNVRLLADHGFSFDLQVFAAQMPGAVALAQACPEVTFILQHAGMLEDRSKKARAIWLEGMSALAACPNVVCKLSGLGTFIHKNDVKHIADQASTALDLFGAERCMFGSNYPIEKLWTSFADLFAAHRKAIPKKHLSSVFTETAARVYRLKF
- a CDS encoding tyrosine-type recombinase/integrase; this translates as MKTLSQRLDEYLALRRAMGFDLSFDERVLRKFVNYGDEIGEHLISTALFLDWKENYGSADDNTWSHRLGMVRRFAFWLAEHDGQTEIPSSQLVAGRYRRRVPYIYAPKQIADIVAEAGRLPSPYGLRAALWQTLFGLIAVTGMRVNEALSLNQHDVDLNRAVLVVRNSKNGGDRQLPFNKDTANRLASYAHLRDRLIEHQTQRFFIKEDGEPAGDCGARYNFAQVSRNVGLRSPQSFNRHGHGPRIHDLRHSFAVHTILDWFRDGRDIECEMYKLSTYLGHSEPKHTFWYIEAVPELMQLAAARAEQRVLEGAS
- a CDS encoding tyrosine-type recombinase/integrase, producing MATYPLPVYVQRFFTERLLTQMQASPNTIASYRDTFRLLLKYAEAQTKLQPTDLHVAHIDADIIGRFLTFCEENRGNSARSRNTRLAAIRSFFKYVAGCEPQLLHHCQRVLAMPSKRHEKRVVDFLTRDEMEALLKAPDQSTWFGRRDRVLLLTMLQTGLRVSELIGLRVADVELGTGPHVRCMGKGRKERATPLRKDSQNALKWWLAQSRAASSQPLFATIRGAPLSRDAVERIVRKHASSAALHSSTFRLKRVTPHVLRHTAAMQLLQSGVDRTIIALWLGHESVETTQVYIHADIELKEKAMALTKPVDAPGGRYRPGDDLLSFLEAL
- a CDS encoding N-acyl homoserine lactonase family protein; amino-acid sequence: MALQIHVLDYGDIELETSFLVLGHECGRTRRVPVYGFLITGGAYPIVVDTGYRDNAIMESLGMRGLQFHDNMIENQLAKHGLKMGDIRYVLHTHLHIDHAGKDDLFPMNTTVVLNRRELEFSVSGIMYPQYPKPDILHLVERVYEDDAMRFLDLELTGAEEIMPGVWCEPAGAHTEGSMNVIVETAEGLACICGDVVYDFNDQIVKHVRVNNYMEPQVTGNHSGSKRAEKAAFKKLMNNYTFVLPTHDKGAKVEHGQVVGRTGMVVPGPLTETLPKREWFPM
- a CDS encoding SDR family NAD(P)-dependent oxidoreductase, whose protein sequence is MDQVAVITGGARGIGLACAQHLSQSGSKVALWDTDAAALAQAKDVLPQAETVVVDMADWVSVDAATQVTQNALGPITQAVNSAGIAGPNMVIEDYSLQDWTDIIQINLTGSFYLLRALLPGMKVQGFGRIVLIASVAGKEGNPNASAYSASKAGVIGLTKSAGKECADMDIAVNCVTPAAAKTRIFDQMSQEHIDYMLSKIPRGRFLLVEEAAEMIGWLCSPANSFTTGAVFDLSGGRATY
- a CDS encoding tyrosine-type recombinase/integrase, whose amino-acid sequence is MEYHSRSDHLAKPPQRTANYAERFALQIEAEGYGSGSLAKYSATAKALWSAMEAAKLSPANLTDDCMEQFATPIINAVSEKDRKHCRHRLNRFRDYLIENANAAPRLPPQLDMSPRACLKREYETYLRVQRGLYDDTIYHCLRFYERFLTAKFGEGLGDLHSIKPDDITGFIIRLRQEQNAPRDKTGPSHLRNLFQFLFWSGKTERNLSKSVPKARQPKPTGIPRYLEPDQVNRLIDVVRGHKKTGRRNYAMLMLIARLGLRAPEVTAIELDDIDWRAGEILIRGKGQLHDKMPMAAEIGEAIVDYIQNERRGPDRALFVSVKPPFKRFKDAQILRWILRDAYDATGITPPQAYIGTHILRHSLATDMLRNGASLSEIGDVLRHRSPLATTIYAQHDVDALRSISRPWPTGEDMQ
- a CDS encoding fumarylacetoacetate hydrolase family protein, which produces MKLLRYGPIGQEKPGMIDGQGGIRDLSAHVPDIAGDALSSDGLAKLAGIDPDSLPQIDPATRIGACVGGIGKVICIGLNYSDHAAESGMEVPPEPVIFSKATSAVCGPNDNIEIPRSSKATDWEVELAIVIGTHAKYVSEEDALDYVAGYAIMNDVSERDFQQKRSGQWTKGKSCDTFGPLGPWLVTKDEITDPQDLAMKLSVNGHSYQDGSTNTMVYKVPFLISYLSQFMSLHPGDVISTGTPPGVGQGQKPPVFLRPGDVVELSVDGLGQQRQSVVAG
- a CDS encoding isochorismatase family protein, whose protein sequence is MGHVATDPKFQTLLDGHAPVRQIGTGYVFTEGPLWHPVDQTLIFSDMPGDTRRKYVPGQGVSEIAKPSNKGNGMTYDAALNLLICEHSTSAVVRLRRDGTREVLATHFEGRELNSPNDIIVRRDGAIFFTDPTYGRMEGFGVPRPCQMGFQGVYMLPPGHQPGQEPVLVSDRYMFTQPNGLCLSPCERFMWVNDTEQANIRMFDVGEDGMLKNARIFASGIKEPLRKGVPDGMKSDKDGNIFVTAPGGIWVYDFHGMKLGEIILPEMAANLHWGDADWGTLYICAETSVYSVRTQTQGRAEAFMTPTADKSPSASPKPAAPAHILQIKDRIRRIDGSRTALILQDLQNDVMIEGGAFAETGSPLHARTQNVVANAARLASVARAKGVMVIHVWMVCEPGHPHLAQHAALMQGLKGENALVRGTWGVEPAKGLEPQGDDLIVEKMSMSAWETSRLESYLHHGRRNTIINCGAWTNMSVEHTVRTGADKGFHMIVPEDSCSTMNDDWHRASINFAMQNVATVTNTDAVIAALG
- a CDS encoding SDR family oxidoreductase, which produces MRLQGNIAVVTAAGQGIGKAIADRFALEGAQVFASDVNGDLLTNPDYADARKLDVTDGAAITAYAAEVGQIDTLCNIAGFVHHGTVLDASDEDWDFSFDLNVKSMHRLIRAFLPGMLAKKRDTGLSGGCIINMSSGASSLKGAPNRYVYGATKASVIGLTKAVAADFAADRLRCNAICPGTVESPSWHARVDELGRAMGGKDKARDAFIARQPMGRVAKAEEIAGMAAYLASDEAAFVTGAELKIDGGWTL